ATCATGGAGAACCCGGGCCTCGGGGAGGGCGAGACCCTCACCGTCTTCGTCGACCCCTACACCGCCGACGTGCGCGGGCAGCTGACCACCTCCGGCGACGCGCTGCCGCTGCGGGCCTGGCTGAGCGAGTTCCACGCGAGCCTCCAGCTCGGGGAGTTCGGCCGCAACTACAGCGAACTCGCCGCCAGCTGGCTCTGGGTGGTCGCGCTGGGCGGACTCGCCCTGTGGATCGGCCGCCGCCGCGCCCGCAAGGCCGACCTGGTCCTGCCCGACCGCAAGGCGAGCGGCCGCCGCAAGACCCTGTCCTGGCACGGCGCCGTCGGCCTGTGGGCCGCCGCCGGCCTCGTCGGCCTCTCCGTGACCGGCCTGACCTGGTCGAACTACGCCGGTGAGAACATCGGGCAGCTCCAGGACCGGCTCGGCGGGGCCACCCCCTCCGTCGCCGCCAAGCTGAAGCCCGGCGCGGGCCCCGACGGCGGCGACGAGCACGCCGGCCACGTCATGCCGGATGGCATGGAGATGCCCCCGCCGGCCCCCGTCACCGACGTCGGCATCGACAAGGCCGTGGCCGCCGCCCGGGCCGCCGGGGTCACCGAGAGCCTGCGCGTGACCCTGCCCGCCAAGGGCAAGGGCTACGTCGTCAAGGAAACCGACAAGACGCTGCCGGTGCACCTGGACTCGGTCGCGGTGGACCCGGCCGACGGCCGGGTCATGGACGAACTGCGCTTCGCCGACTACCCGCTGCTCGCCCAGCTGACCCGCTTCGGCATCGACCTCCACATGGGTCTGACCTTCGGGATCGCCAACCAGATCGCGCTGGCCGCACTCGCCGTCGCGGTGATGTTCCTCGTCGTGTGGGGCTACCGGATGTGGTGGATGCGCCGGCCCACCAAGGAAAGCCGGCTCTCGGTCGGCCGTGCCCAGCCGCGCGGCGCCTGGCGCAGGCTGCCGGTGACCGTGCTGCTGCCGTTCGCTTGTGTGACGGCGGTCGTGGGCTGGTTCGTCCCGCTGCTCGGGATCAGCCTGGCGGCGTTCCTCGTGATCGACCTGGCCGCCGGGTTCGTCGCGGGCCGCAGGCGCGCCGCCGCGTAGCCGGGGCCGCCGCCGACAGCAGGGCCCGTACCCGCTCGCGCGGGGGGTACGGGCCCTGTGTCATGTCCGCTCAGGGCGCGTACTTGTAGCCCACCCGGCGTACGGTCTGGATCGCGCTGCGGTGCGCCGCGCCCAGCTTGCGGCGCAGCCGGGCGATGTGGACGTCGACGGTCCGGCCGTCGCCGACGTGGCCGTAGCCCCACACCGTGGTCACCAGCTGGTCCCGGCTGTGCACCCGGTGCGGGTGGGCCACCAGGTGGGCGAGCAGTTCGAACTCCAGGTAGGTCAGGTCCAGGACCTTGCCGTCCACCTCGGCGGTGCGCTGCGCCGCGTGGATCCGGACGAGCGCGTCACCGGTGGCCGCCCCGGACTCCGGCGCGGACGGGGTGGGCGGGGTGGACGGGGCGGGAACGGACTGCGGGGCGAAGGCGATCGGCTGCTGGTCGGCCGGTACGAGGACCAGGTAGCCGACCATCGGCGGCTGGCCCGGGAGCGCCGGCAGGGTGTGCTGGGGTGCGGGCAGCCAGGTGGCCCCGGGCGGGAGCAGGTCCACCACCCGGGCGACCTCGTCCCGGTCCACGGCCCGCAGCCGATGGCGCGGACTGGGCGGGAAGTTCAGCGGGGCGGAGGTCGCAGCGGCGGAAGCGGCAGAAGTGAGGGAACGGGTGTTCGCCATGAGTGGTCAGCTCTTTCACGCGGAGTGGTCGGCAGGAGACGTACGTGCGCACGTCGTCGTTGTCGTACCGCGCAGACCGAAGGCCCCGGGGCGGCTCGTTGGGAGGTCCCGGAAGGCTTTAGAGGGCCGGCGCGTTCTTCGCGCGGCAACACACCCGGTCGAAATCGTGATCCTGACGGGAGGGCCAGAACGGCTCGAGGTCGCTGCGACCCGTCGAGGAGTGCGAATAGCTGGCCATGGGCGCCATTCAAGCAGATGCGAGGGGCCCAGGGCAGGTCTCGTCTCACCTGCTGGATCGGAATCTCAAATTCCGTCATCAAGGTTTCGTCAGGCCGTCACATACCCGACAAAGTGTCAGTCGGTCAGCCGCTTCCGCCAGTCCAGTCCGGTCACCCGTATCGCATCCTGGGCAGATCCGTCCCATGCTCAGATCGGCGGCGCCCGCCCTCCCGGAGGGGAGGGCGGGCGCGGTCGAGGTGGCGGGGCCGGGATCAGACCAGGCCGTCCTTCTCCAGGCCGGTGCAGCAGGTGTCCGTGATCAGGCGGGTCACCACGTACGGGTCCACGTTCGCGTTCGGGCGGCGGTCCTCGATGTAGCCCTTGCCGTCCCGCTCGACCTGCCACGGGATGCGGACCGAGGCGCCGCGGTCGGAGACGCCGTAGCTGAACTCGTTCCACGGGGCGGTCTCGTGCAGGCCCGTCAGGCGCTCGTCGATGCCGGCGCCGTAGTTCTTGACGTGGTCCATCGGCTTGCTGCCCTCGCCCAGCGCCTCGCACGCGGAGGTGATCGCGTCGTAGTTCTCGCGCATCGCCTTCGTGGAGAAGTTGGTGTGCGCGCCCGCGCCGTTCCAGTCGCCCTTCACCGGCTTCGGGTTCAGCGTCGCGGAGACGTTGAAGTCCTCGGCCGTGCGGTACAGCAGCCAGCGCGCGATCCACAGCTGGTCGGAGACCTCCAGCGGGCCGACGGGGCCGACCTGGAACTCCCACTGGCCGGGCATGACCTCGGCGTTGATGCCGGAGATCTCCAGGCCCGCCGCCAGGCAGTGGTCCAGGTGCTTCTCGACGATGTCGCGGCCGAAGATCTCGTCCGCGCCGACACCGCAGTAGTAGCCGCCCTGCGCCGCCGGGAAGCCGTTCACCGGGAAGCCGAGGGGGCGGGTCCCGTCGAAGAAGGTGTACTCCTGCTCGATGCCGAAGATCGGCTCCTGCCCGGCGAACTTCTCCGCGACCGGACGCAGCAGGGCGCGGGTGTTCGACTCGTGCGGGGTCATGTCGATGTTCAGGACCTCGCAGAGCACGAGGAGGTTGTTCCCGCCGCGGATCGGGTCCGGGCAGGAGAAGACCGGCTGGAGCACACGGTCCGAGGCGTGACCCTCGGCCTGGTTCGTGCTCGAACCGTCGAAGCCCCAGACCGGCAGCTCCGCCCCGTCCGCCAGGATCTTCGTCTTGGAGCGGAGCTTCGCCGTCGGCTCGGTGCCGTCGATCCAGATGTACTCAGCCTTGTAGCTCACGGGACCATCCTGACTCTGCGGGTGCTGCGGGTGGCTTGTTCTCTGTGTCTGTTGACGGCAGCGTCCCCCGTGGCGATTTCTCATCCGTTGCCCGTGTGTGAACCCCGTGTTACCGGGGGTTGCGCCGCAGGTCGGGTGGCTTGTGCGGGTCGGAGGCTGCACACCCGTCCGAGTGGGGCAGACTGAGCTGGTGAGCATTTCGTACGATTTGAACTCTGCCGGTGAGGGCTCCGAGCCGGCCCCCGGCCGGCCCCTTCCCCGCGTCGGCCTGCTCGGCACCGGTCCCTGGGCCCGCCGCACCCACGCCCCCGCCCTCGCCGCGCACACCGGCTCCGAGTTCGCCGGAGTATGGGGCCGCCGTCCCGAAGCCGCCGCCGAGCTGGCCCGTGCGCACGGGGTGAAGGTGTACGAAGACCCCGACGCGCTGTTCGCGGACTGTGACGTCGTGGCCTTCGCCCTGCCGCCGGACGTACAGGCCCCGCTCGCCGTGCGCGCGGCCGCCGCCGGCTGCCACCTGCTGCTCGACAAGCCCGTCGCCACGACGGTGGAGGACGCCCGCGCCGTGGCCGCGGCCGCAGCCAGGCACCGGGTCGCCTCCGTCGTGTTCCTCACGCTCCGCTTCGCCGAACCCACCGCCGGGTGGGTCCTCGAACAGGCCGGGCGCTCCGGGTGGTTCACCGCCTCCGCGCACTGGCTCGGCGCGGTCTTCCCGCCCGCCGGCGAGCCCAGCGCGTACGCCGACTCACCCTGGCGCAAGGCCAAGGGCGGGCTGTGGGACGTCGGCCCGCACGCGCTGTCCGTCCTGATCCCGGTCCTGGGCGAGGTCACCGCCGTCACCGCCACCCGGGGCCCCTCCGACCTGGTCCAGCTGGCCCTGCGCCACGCCTCCGGCGCCGCCAGCACCGCCGTACTCAGCCTGGGCGCGCCGCGCGCGGCCGCCGGGGTGGGGCTGGAACTGCGCGGGGCCGAGGGCGTCTTCGCGCTGCCGGACTGGAGCGACGTACCGGGCGCCTACGGGCGGGCCCTGGACGCGCTGCTCACCGCCGCCCGCACCGGGACCCCGGACCCGCGCGGGGCGGAGTTCGGGGCCCGGCTGACGGAGATCCTGGCGGCGGCGGAGGAGCAGCTAGTCACTTGATCAGCGCGTTGGCCACGATGATGGCCAGCCCGATCGCGGCGTCGGCCAGCCCGATGAGCAGCGCCGAGGGGATCCGGTAGCCGACCCGGATCGCCACGAAGGCCCCCCAGGCGAAGAGGAGCGCGGTGTTCAGGCCGAGCCCGACGGCCGTCACCCCGTACGGGTCCCAGTCCGCGATCCCCGCGAGCAGCAGCAGGAGCACCGTGGGCAGGGTGGCGGCGATCATCGGCCACTCGTTCCACAGGGCGCGGGCCAGCAGCCGCCACCGGTGCGTGACGGAGCCGGCCTGGTGGCCGGCCATGTGGTGCGCGTACCCGTGCGCGAGGGCGGCGGTGGCGGCGGTGACCAGGACCCAGCTGGCGTCGTAGAAGGGGGTGTACTCCCCGCCCTTCTGGTCCAGCGCGGCCAGCAGCCCGCTGGCCAGCACGGTCCCGTAGACCCCGCCGAACATCCAGTCGGCCCCCCGCCGCGGCGGCGCGATCGGATACCCGCTGGGGGTGGGCTTCGACTGCTCGGTCATGGCGGGTCCTTTGGTGCGATTCGTCCCTTATGGCTCTGGGGTCACCCTAGGGGGTGGGCCGTTGGCCGGTCGTTAGGGTGAGGTGATCGTTTCCTGAAGAAAGGCCACGTAGCTCACCGTGAGCCAGACGCGCCCCCACACCCTGTTCTCCTTCGGCACGCTGATGGACCCGAAGGTCCAGACCGCCCTCTTCGGCCGGGCCGTGCCCAGCTTCCCCGCGTCGCTGGCCGGCCATACGACCAGACCGCTGCGGATCACCGACCCGGCCGTGATCGCCGCCAGCGGCCTCGACGTACACCTGATCCTGGAGCGCAGGATCGGCGCCGTGGTCGAGGGAGCCGTCCTGCACCTCACCGACGAGGAGCTCGCCGCGGCCGACGCCTACGAGGTCGACGACTACGTCCGCCGACGGGTGGTCCTCTCCTCCGGGGAGAGCGCCTGGGCCTACCTGGACGCCAAACCGCTGCGCCCGGCGGCGCGCATCGTGATCGTGGGCGACAGCATCGCCTACGGCCGCTGCGATCCGCAGGGAGGGTGGGCGGCCCACCTGGCGGCCGCCCACATCGCCGGGAACGAGGTCGACCACCGGGTCTTCAACCTGGCCATACCCGGCAGCACCCTGGCGGACGTCAGCGAGCAGACGCCCCCGCTGCTGGCTCCCCGCCGGCCCGACACCATCCTCCTCGCCGCGGGCATCAACGACAGCGCCCAGCCGCTCTCCGACCCCGACGCCGACGGACTCGCGCACCTCGCGGACAGCCTCGACTCGCTGGCGGCCCTGGCCCATGGGCTGGGCGCGCGCCTCGTCGTCCTGGGACCGGTCTGGCTCGACGAGGAACGCACCGCGGACTACGAGGGCCTGCGGTTCACGCGGGCCCGGGCGCTGGCCCTGCGCGCGTCCCTGCGGGCCTGGTGCGAGGAGCACCACGTCGACTACCTCGACATGTGGGAGCCGCTGAGCGAGAACCCCGGACTGCTCGTCGACGGAGTGCACCCCACCCCCGAAGGGCACAAGGAGCTCCACCGGCACCTCGAGGCCGTCGGCCGCTGAGCCGTCGCCGGGCGGGGGTGCACCTGGGTACACCCCCGCCCGGGGGCCAGGTGCAGTGGCCGGAGCCGCGCGACCCCGCATCGTCGTCCGTGTAGGGATACGAGCAGACGGGCGGGGCGGTCATGGCAGCGGTGGAGTGCGTGGAACCGGCGGGACGCGGCGGGATGTGGGGCGCGGCGGGGGTGTTCACCGCGGTGGCCTTCGTGGCGGCCGGGGCGCTGGGGGCGATACAGCCCGGGACCGGCGTGCCCACCGAGGTGGTGCAGCTGACCCAGTTCGGGCCTGCCCTCGGGGTGGGCGTGGTCGCCCTGTACCGGTGGAAGTGGACCCGCGAACTACTGCGGGGCGGGGGCGAACGGCAGGCCGCCGGTCGCGCGTTGGCCCTCCTCGGCGCCGCCGGGCTGATCGTCGCCCTCACCGTGCTCGCGTACGGGCTGGCCTCCGGCTCCGCGGGCCTCACACCCCCCGGAGCCCTGCACCACCCCCTCGTACTGATCGCGGCCGCGCAGCTCGTGGGGGCCTGCGCCGAGGAGATCGGCTGGCGCTGCTTCCTCCAGCCGCTGCTGCGCACCCGGCTCGGGACGCTCGCCGCGTCGGTGACGGTGGGCCTGGTGTGGGGCGTCTGGCACGTACCGGTCTTCGCGCAGGCCCCGGCCTACGCCGCGGGCTTCCTCCTCGCCACCGTCGCCATGTCGGTCGTACTGGGCGTGGCACTCGAGGGCACGGGCGGCGCGTACCGCCTGCTGCTCGCGGGCGGCTTCCACACGCTCGTCAACCTCGGGCTGCTCCTCTTCATGGACGAGGAGTCCGGGGCGGTCCTGCCGATGCTCTGCTTCGGGCTCTCCTGCCTGGTGGTCGCCCTGGCCTGGGCCGCTCGGCGCGCCTCGGATCCCGTACCGGCTACCGTGCACGGGACATGAGTTCGAACACCTTCCGCTGCCGCTTCGCCGCCGTCGGCCGCTGTCAGCTGGCCGGCCTGCTGGGCCTGGCGGTGGCCGCCGTGGGCACGTCGCTGTTGCTGGCCCTCGGCCTCGGCCTCGGCCACTGGACGCTGCCGCCGGCCGCGGCCGCGCTGCGCCGGTACGCCGACCGTGCCCGCGACCGGGCCACCCGGTGGTCGGGCGTGCGGATCAGCCCGCCGGACCCGCTCCCGCGGATGGCCGGGGCCCGCGCGGTCCTGGCCGACGCGGGATTCCGGCGGGAACTCGCCTGGGCGTGGCTGGAGCCCCTGGTGGGCGGTCTGCTGGTCGCCGTACCGCCGTCCCTCGTCGTGTACGGGGTGTTCGGGGCGCTCGTCCAGCCCTTCGTGTGGCGGCTGCTCGGCGACGGCAACTGGTACGCCTTCGTCCCCGTCCACAGCACCGCCACGATGGTCGCGGCACTCCTCCTGGGCCTCGCCCTCACGGCCGCCGGCCTCCTCCTCGCCCCCACCGTCCTGCGCCTGCACGCCCGCTGGAGCCGGCTGCTCCTCGCCGCGCCCCGCAGCTTCGAACTCACCCGCCGCATCGAGCAGCTGACCGACACGCGGACCGTCGCACTGGACAGCCAGGCGGCCGAACTCCAGCGCATCGAGCGGGACCTGCACGACGGGGCGCAGGCCCGGCTCGTCGCGCTCGGGATGCGCCTCGACAGCGCGACCCGCCTGCTCGAGCAGGATCCGCCGGCCGCCCGCGCCGCGCTGCTGGAGGTGCGCGAGCTCTCCGCGCGGGCCCTTCAGGACCTGCGCGACCTGGTCCGGGGCATCCAGCCGCCGGTCCTCACCGACCGCGGCCTGGGCGACGCCGTGCGCTCACTGGCCCTCGACAGCTTCCTCGACGTGCACGTCGAGGCCCGCCTGACCGGGCGGCTGCCGGCCGCGGTGGAATCCGCCGGCTATTTCGCGGTCAACGAGCTCCTGGCCAACGCGGCGAAGCACTCCGGCGCCGACCGCGTCGACATCGCCCTCGCCCACGACGGCCTACGGCTGCGCATCACCGTGACCGACGACGGCGGCGGCGGGGCGGACCCCGCCCGGGGGACCGGACTGCTCGGCGTCCGGAGGCGATTGGCTACCTTCGACGGGAGCCTCGCCCTGCACAGCCCGCAGGGCGGACCGACCACAGTGACCCTGGAGATCCCGTGCGCGTCGTCCTTGCCGAAGACCTCTTCCTCCTGAGGGACGGCCTGGTCCGCACGCTCCGGGAGCACGGCTTCGACATCGTCGCCGCCGTCGACAACGGCCCCTCCCTCCTGCGCGCCCTGCTGGAGGAGAAGCCGGACGTCGCGGTCGTCGACGTCCGCCTGCCGCCGACCTTCACCGACGAGGGCCTCCAGGCCGCCCTCGAAGCCCGCCGGCACCATCGCGGCCTGCCCGTCCTCGTCCTCTCCCAGTACGTCGACCAGCTCTACGCGAACGAGCTGCTCGCCAGCGACGACGGCGGCGTGGGCTACCTGCTCAAGGACCGTGTCACCGACACCGGCCAGTTCGTCGACGCCGTACGCCGCGTCGCCGCCGGCGGCACCGTCCTGGACCCGCAGGTGATCGCCCGGCTCCTGTCGCGCGGCGACGCCCGGGGCACCATCTCCGCCCTCTCCTCCCGGGAACGCGACGTCCTGGAACTGATGGCGGAGGGCCGCTCGAACGCCGCCATCGCCGCCACCCTCCACTTCAGCGAGAGCGCCGTCGCGAAACACACGGCGAGCATCTTCGCCAAGCTGGGCATAGCCCCCTCCACCGAAGACAACCGCCGCGTCCTGGCCGTCCTCGCCTACCTCCGCCGCTAGGCCCTTGTGGTGCAGGTATCAGCCCAAGACGGCCGCTGGACGCTGAGCCGGGAGAAGCGCGTAGCGATCTGCCGCGCCCGGGCCCCCGGCCCTGGGCCAGGGCTGGACGGGCCCGGATGCCCGGCGCGGCAAGGGGAAGCCCCTCGCCTCATCGCTGAGGTACCCGCCCCTCCAACCATGCCCCGTGACCGTTCTTTTGGGGGGTTCCCGGCAGTCCTTTGTCTTTCCGGGGCGGGACGGTCTGTCAAGGGTGGCCGAAGGCCATCGCGAAGCGACGCGACGAAGGAGCGCCCTTGACGGGCCGGCCCGAACCGGAAGGACGATGGGACTGACGGGAAACCCCCAAACCAGCCCTGAGACCGCCCAGGGTCAGCCGGCTGCCGTGATCCCGTCCAGGAACGTGTCCCAGGTGGCGGGCGCCACCGCCAGCTCGGGGCCGCCCGTCACTTTGGAGTCCCGGATGCGAATGGTGCCCGCGCCGACGGCAACCTCGATGCAGTTTCCTTGGTCGGCCCCGCTGTGGCTGGACTTTATCCAGCCGTCCTGCTCCGGGGGCGGATGCATCTTCACGTGAGTTTCTCCATCTGCTGTCTGATGAGGTCCGCGCTGCGCCGCGCGGGAAGGGCCTCGCCCATCAGGTCCTCGAAGGCACGCTGTGCTGCCCGCACATGCTCGAGGTCTTCGATGATTTCGGAACTACGGTACGCCTCCACGCAAACGACGGTCATGTGGCTGGGGGCTGTGAGGAAGCTCGCCGAGCTCGTGATCATCAAGTGGGCCTCTGCGTCAAGAGGGAGCACGCGGATGCCGATGGTGGGGTGCTCCATGTGTGTAAGAAGCGCGCTGAGCTGACCTCGCATCACATCGCGATGGCCCAAGTGGCGGTGGAGTACGGATTCGCACAGCACCACCCGCACCTCGGGAGGAGCGGCTCCCCGGAGGATGTCCTGTCGCGTGAGCCGGGCGCGTACGGCCTTCGTGATCTCGGCCTCGCTGGCGCGAGGGTCCCCTTTGCAGAGGATGGCGCGGGCGTAGTCGCTGGTCTGGAGCAGCCCTGGCACGACGTGCTGGGACCACTCCCAGATGGCGATTGCCTTCCGCTCCAGCTTCATGCGACGTCGGTGCATTGCCGGAAAGCTCTGTGCCACAGCCTCCTCGTAGAGCTGCTTGAACAAGCCGTCCGTCTTGAAGATCTGGTCCAGTACCGCCGGCAGTTCCGGCGGGATCGGCCCCTCCCCTGACTCCAAGCGGCTGACCGTGCTCTTCGACGTACGCGCCAGACGGGCCGTGTCCGTCTGGGTCAGTCGGCGTTCCGGGTAGAGCTCCCTGGCGCTCTTGAGTTCTTCGGCGAATCGGCGGCGTGGATCCGAGTCCACAGACGCGCCCCCTTCCCACGTTCCCATGCGGTTGGTCACGACCGGACCCGACGCGTTCTCGCAGGTCAAACGAGCCGGAATATGCCGCTCCGACCAAAGCGCAGATCGGTCACCCGAACGCTTTCGATCGTAGCTCCCACTCCGTAACTCTGGCCTCACGCAAGGTGATTGAGCACTCGAACGAATGGTGGGATGTCATGCATGACGCGTCAGGTGACGACGACGCCCAGTGGCTAGCCGGCGTCCTCCCCCAGCTCGACCGCGCATGGGCGGATCTGGTCACCGGGCTGGACGCCGCGCTGCAAGGTCTCGTCTTCGTGCAGCGGTTCAGTGCCACCCCGCGCGGCGCCCGCCTCGCCCGCCATCTCGCCCTCGTGCAGCTGCACGCCTGGGGGATTCCGCACGGTAGCGCGGCGGCCGACGGCATCGGGCTCGTCATCGCCGAGCTCGCCGCCAACGCCGTGACGCACGGCCGGGTGCCCGGGCGGGACTTCGAGCTGCGGGTCACCCGGCTCGACGCGGTGGTGCGGGTCGAGGTGTCCGACGGGCGGCGGAACGAGCGGCCCCGGCCCCGGGAGAGCGGCTACGGGCTGCTGCTCGTCGGGGCGGTCGCCACCGCCTGGGGGGTCGCCGACCGGGTGGTCGGCAAGACCGTGTGGGCCGACTGCCCCCTCAGGCGCTGAACGCCTCGTGGGCTGCCGTCAGGAAGCGGCGGATCGTGTCCCGTTCGGCGGGGGAGAGGGGCGCCAGGGCCCCGAGCAGGGCGTCGATCGCCGGGCCGAAGAACTCCTGGCCCAGGCGGACCGCCTCCGGCCGGACCCGCAGTAGGACACGGCGGCGGTCGAGGGGATCACGGACGCGTTCCACGTGGCCCAGGCGCTCCAGGCGGTCGATCGCGGCCGTGGTGCCCGCCGAGTTGAGGCCCAGCCGCGTGCCCAGCAGGCCCACCGTGGCCGGCTCGTCGGCGCGGGCCGCGTCCAGGAGGCAGATCAAGGCCCGCACGTCGGTGGGGTGCATGCCGTTGGCGGCGGCGAACTCCGCCTGGCGCAGCCCGAATTCGACGGTCACCGCCCGCAGCAGGTGCACCAGTCCAAGGTTGTCGTCCACATCGCCTCCGGCCTAGAATCTCTCGCTGAGCGAGATTATCGCCCAGCGAGGCATTGGAGCCAGCCATGTCCCGGACGTCCTTCCGCGCCGCCTACGACGACATGCTCGGCCGCTGGCCCGGTCCCGTCGAGGGCGTCGAGATCCCCACCCCGTACGGAGTCACCCGCGTCAACAGCTGCGGTCCCGCCGGGGCGCCGCCGCTGGTGCTGCTGCCCGGCGGCGGGGCCACCTCCACCGTGTGGGGTGCCTGCGTCGCCGCCGGGGCGGCCCGCAGCCACCGGGTACATGCCGTGGACCTGGTGGGGGACCCCGGGCTCAGCGTCCCGGCGCCCGGGCGGGCCGTACGGACCCCCGGAGACCTCGTCGGCTGGCTCGACGCCCTCCTCGACGGCCTCGGCGGCGGCCCCGTCACCCTGGCCGGGCACTCCTACGGGGCCTGGATCGCCGCCCACGCCGCCGCCCACGCCGCCGCGCGGCGGGCCGGGCGGCTGGACCGGCTCGTCCTGCTCGACCCGACCCAGGTGTTCACCGGGCTGCGCCCCGGCTACGTCCTGCGCGCGCTGCCCATGCTGGTACGGCCCACCCCGGCGCGCATCCGCTCCTTCCTGGCCTGGGAGAGCGGCGGGGCGGTGCTCGACCCGGCCTGGACGCGGCTCCAGGAGGAGACGGCCGACTTCCCCACCGTCCGGCCCGTCACCGGGTCGCGCCCGGACCCAGCCGGGCTCCGGGAGCTGCCGGTCGACGTCCTCTTCGCCGGCCGGGCCCGCTGCCACGACCCCCACCGGGCCGCGCGGGCCGCGCGCGAGGCACTGCCGGATGCGCGGGTCGACGTACTGCCCGGCGTCTCTCACCACGCGCTGCCGCTGACGGCGGCCGGGGAAATCGCCCGCCGACTGGCCACCTGACCCTCCTCCCCCGCGCGGGGGAGGAGACAGAGCCCTCAGACCGACGTGCCGGCGGCACCGCCGCGGCCAGCATGGGCGGCATGCCGAGAATCAACGCACTGCCCGACGTACCGCGCTGGGCCGCTCTTGCCGCCCATGCCGTCCCCCTGGTCACCCTGCCGTCCGGGCTCTGGCGGATCGCCCTGGTCGCCGGACTCCCGGTGGCCGCGGAACCGGTCAGGACGGTCGGGGAGTCGCTGTACGTACTCTCGCTGACCGTGGTCTCCGAGGCCCTCGCGCTGCTGACGCTCGGCCTGGTGCAGCCGTGGGGCGAGACCGTCCCGCGCTGGATCCCCCTGCTCGGCGGCCGGAACGTACCCCCCCTCGCGGCGGTGATCCCGGCGCTGGCGGGCGCGACCGCGCTCTTCGGTCTGTGGGGCTGGGTCGGATACGTCATGGCCGCGAACCTGGCCGCCGGCAGCGTCACGGACACACCGGCCCAGCTGGTGCTCCTGCTGGCCTGCTACCTTCCGCTGCTCGCTTGGGCTCCGCTGCTGACGGTGTCGGCCATCGCCTACTACCGGCGCCGGACGCCCGCGAACGGAATGCTGACCTTCATGTCCTGAATCCGTAACGTTCCCGAGCTAAGGGAATTCGGCCAATTCACCGTGGGAATAACCGAATGGTCGACCACACCATTCGAAGCATGTAAACCACACGGGGGCTAAACGTGCGCGCTGCCCGCAACAGATGGAAGACCTACGCCCTTGGGGCCGCGGCGATTGCCGCGCTCCTCTCATCCACGGCCTGTGAGTCCGGCGGTACGGACGA
The Streptomyces sp. NBC_00091 genome window above contains:
- a CDS encoding GDSL-type esterase/lipase family protein is translated as MSQTRPHTLFSFGTLMDPKVQTALFGRAVPSFPASLAGHTTRPLRITDPAVIAASGLDVHLILERRIGAVVEGAVLHLTDEELAAADAYEVDDYVRRRVVLSSGESAWAYLDAKPLRPAARIVIVGDSIAYGRCDPQGGWAAHLAAAHIAGNEVDHRVFNLAIPGSTLADVSEQTPPLLAPRRPDTILLAAGINDSAQPLSDPDADGLAHLADSLDSLAALAHGLGARLVVLGPVWLDEERTADYEGLRFTRARALALRASLRAWCEEHHVDYLDMWEPLSENPGLLVDGVHPTPEGHKELHRHLEAVGR
- a CDS encoding Gfo/Idh/MocA family protein, with the translated sequence MNSAGEGSEPAPGRPLPRVGLLGTGPWARRTHAPALAAHTGSEFAGVWGRRPEAAAELARAHGVKVYEDPDALFADCDVVAFALPPDVQAPLAVRAAAAGCHLLLDKPVATTVEDARAVAAAAARHRVASVVFLTLRFAEPTAGWVLEQAGRSGWFTASAHWLGAVFPPAGEPSAYADSPWRKAKGGLWDVGPHALSVLIPVLGEVTAVTATRGPSDLVQLALRHASGAASTAVLSLGAPRAAAGVGLELRGAEGVFALPDWSDVPGAYGRALDALLTAARTGTPDPRGAEFGARLTEILAAAEEQLVT
- a CDS encoding winged helix-turn-helix domain-containing protein produces the protein MANTRSLTSAASAAATSAPLNFPPSPRHRLRAVDRDEVARVVDLLPPGATWLPAPQHTLPALPGQPPMVGYLVLVPADQQPIAFAPQSVPAPSTPPTPSAPESGAATGDALVRIHAAQRTAEVDGKVLDLTYLEFELLAHLVAHPHRVHSRDQLVTTVWGYGHVGDGRTVDVHIARLRRKLGAAHRSAIQTVRRVGYKYAP
- a CDS encoding response regulator transcription factor, which codes for MRVVLAEDLFLLRDGLVRTLREHGFDIVAAVDNGPSLLRALLEEKPDVAVVDVRLPPTFTDEGLQAALEARRHHRGLPVLVLSQYVDQLYANELLASDDGGVGYLLKDRVTDTGQFVDAVRRVAAGGTVLDPQVIARLLSRGDARGTISALSSRERDVLELMAEGRSNAAIAATLHFSESAVAKHTASIFAKLGIAPSTEDNRRVLAVLAYLRR
- a CDS encoding sensor histidine kinase, producing the protein MSSNTFRCRFAAVGRCQLAGLLGLAVAAVGTSLLLALGLGLGHWTLPPAAAALRRYADRARDRATRWSGVRISPPDPLPRMAGARAVLADAGFRRELAWAWLEPLVGGLLVAVPPSLVVYGVFGALVQPFVWRLLGDGNWYAFVPVHSTATMVAALLLGLALTAAGLLLAPTVLRLHARWSRLLLAAPRSFELTRRIEQLTDTRTVALDSQAAELQRIERDLHDGAQARLVALGMRLDSATRLLEQDPPAARAALLEVRELSARALQDLRDLVRGIQPPVLTDRGLGDAVRSLALDSFLDVHVEARLTGRLPAAVESAGYFAVNELLANAAKHSGADRVDIALAHDGLRLRITVTDDGGGGADPARGTGLLGVRRRLATFDGSLALHSPQGGPTTVTLEIPCASSLPKTSSS
- a CDS encoding DUF397 domain-containing protein, translating into MHPPPEQDGWIKSSHSGADQGNCIEVAVGAGTIRIRDSKVTGGPELAVAPATWDTFLDGITAAG
- a CDS encoding CPBP family intramembrane glutamic endopeptidase translates to MAAVECVEPAGRGGMWGAAGVFTAVAFVAAGALGAIQPGTGVPTEVVQLTQFGPALGVGVVALYRWKWTRELLRGGGERQAAGRALALLGAAGLIVALTVLAYGLASGSAGLTPPGALHHPLVLIAAAQLVGACAEEIGWRCFLQPLLRTRLGTLAASVTVGLVWGVWHVPVFAQAPAYAAGFLLATVAMSVVLGVALEGTGGAYRLLLAGGFHTLVNLGLLLFMDEESGAVLPMLCFGLSCLVVALAWAARRASDPVPATVHGT
- the glnII gene encoding glutamine synthetase; the encoded protein is MSYKAEYIWIDGTEPTAKLRSKTKILADGAELPVWGFDGSSTNQAEGHASDRVLQPVFSCPDPIRGGNNLLVLCEVLNIDMTPHESNTRALLRPVAEKFAGQEPIFGIEQEYTFFDGTRPLGFPVNGFPAAQGGYYCGVGADEIFGRDIVEKHLDHCLAAGLEISGINAEVMPGQWEFQVGPVGPLEVSDQLWIARWLLYRTAEDFNVSATLNPKPVKGDWNGAGAHTNFSTKAMRENYDAITSACEALGEGSKPMDHVKNYGAGIDERLTGLHETAPWNEFSYGVSDRGASVRIPWQVERDGKGYIEDRRPNANVDPYVVTRLITDTCCTGLEKDGLV
- a CDS encoding PepSY domain-containing protein; translation: MSLDELQGAPERDAEVPPTSTRRTGGWAALRPLLLRMHFYAGLLIAPFLFLAAATGLLYAGSWQAERILYSHELTVDSVGERALPLSAQVKAAQGAAPEGKVLGVWPAPEAEATTRVIMENPGLGEGETLTVFVDPYTADVRGQLTTSGDALPLRAWLSEFHASLQLGEFGRNYSELAASWLWVVALGGLALWIGRRRARKADLVLPDRKASGRRKTLSWHGAVGLWAAAGLVGLSVTGLTWSNYAGENIGQLQDRLGGATPSVAAKLKPGAGPDGGDEHAGHVMPDGMEMPPPAPVTDVGIDKAVAAARAAGVTESLRVTLPAKGKGYVVKETDKTLPVHLDSVAVDPADGRVMDELRFADYPLLAQLTRFGIDLHMGLTFGIANQIALAALAVAVMFLVVWGYRMWWMRRPTKESRLSVGRAQPRGAWRRLPVTVLLPFACVTAVVGWFVPLLGISLAAFLVIDLAAGFVAGRRRAAA